The proteins below come from a single Nocardioides eburneiflavus genomic window:
- a CDS encoding ABC transporter ATP-binding protein: MSGSTGLDQARGARTAAQGEVLVEVRDLEVHFPIKSGIVFDRTVGHVRAVDGVDLTIHRGETYGLVGESGCGKSTLGKAILNLEPPTAGSVVFDGVDIASLKGEALRTERKRFQMVFQDPMSSLDPRQTVEALLLEGMRAHGLDTDKAATHARLRELMSAVGLPPSGLKKYPHEFSGGQRQRIGIARALSVGPDLIVADEPVSALDVSIQAQVINLLQDLQDELGLTYLVVAHDLAVVRHISNRIGVMYLGGLVEESEAGELYDVPLHPYTRALMSAVPVPDPTLEDTREQILLTGDLPSPAHPPTGCRFHTRCPWRQETRCDTERPELRVVQVDGASSGHRVACHFAEQIAAGEIQRHEVEPELELEGFGGPDGPPTPPEAYIAP, encoded by the coding sequence ATGAGCGGATCGACCGGGCTCGACCAGGCTCGCGGAGCGCGTACGGCCGCGCAGGGGGAGGTGCTGGTCGAGGTACGCGACCTCGAGGTCCACTTCCCGATCAAGAGCGGGATCGTCTTCGATCGCACGGTGGGTCACGTCCGCGCCGTGGACGGCGTCGACCTGACCATCCACCGGGGGGAGACCTACGGCCTCGTGGGCGAGTCCGGCTGCGGCAAGTCCACCCTCGGCAAGGCGATCCTCAACCTCGAGCCGCCCACGGCGGGCTCCGTCGTGTTCGACGGGGTCGACATCGCCTCGCTCAAGGGCGAGGCCCTGCGCACCGAGCGCAAGCGCTTCCAGATGGTCTTCCAGGACCCGATGTCCAGCCTCGACCCCCGGCAGACGGTGGAGGCGCTCCTGCTGGAGGGGATGCGCGCCCACGGTCTCGACACCGACAAGGCGGCCACGCACGCCCGGCTGCGGGAGCTCATGTCGGCGGTCGGGCTGCCTCCGTCGGGCCTGAAGAAGTACCCCCACGAGTTCTCCGGCGGCCAGCGCCAGCGCATCGGCATCGCCCGCGCGCTCTCGGTCGGTCCCGACCTCATCGTCGCCGACGAGCCGGTGAGCGCCCTCGACGTCTCGATCCAGGCGCAGGTGATCAACCTGCTCCAGGACCTGCAGGACGAGCTCGGGCTCACCTATCTCGTCGTCGCCCACGACCTGGCCGTGGTGCGCCACATCAGCAACCGGATCGGCGTGATGTACCTCGGCGGCCTCGTCGAGGAGTCCGAGGCGGGTGAGCTCTACGACGTGCCCCTCCATCCCTACACCAGGGCCCTCATGTCGGCCGTGCCGGTGCCCGACCCCACCCTCGAGGACACGCGTGAGCAGATCCTGCTCACCGGCGACCTGCCCTCACCTGCCCACCCGCCCACCGGGTGCCGCTTCCACACCCGGTGCCCGTGGCGCCAGGAGACGCGCTGCGACACCGAGCGGCCCGAGCTGCGCGTCGTGCAGGTCGACGGTGCGTCGTCGGGGCACCGGGTCGCATGCCACTTCGCCGAGCAGATCGCAGCGGGGGAGATCCAGCGTCACGAGGTCGAGCCCGAGCTCGAGCTCGAGGGGTTCGGCGGACCGGACGGTCCTCCCACGCCGCCCGAGGCGTACATCGCCCCCTGA
- a CDS encoding RecB family exonuclease, whose protein sequence is MSIPASEPAASSPVPSPAERVSTPVDGVDVLGALSPSRAGDFMACPLMYRYRTIDRLPEAPSPDAARGTLVHKVLEDLFDLPAPERTPERAADMLAPAWDAILAVEPALAEMFGSAGPDLAAWMASCRTVLARYFDLEDPRRLEPAERELYVEALLESRLLLRGFVDRIDVASDGRIRISDYKSGRSPAEGFEAKALFQMKFYALVVWRLRGIVPSVLQLIYLGNGEIVRYEPDEQDLLATERKVEALWRAITLAQETGDWRPSPSRLCDWCSFHEYCPTKGGTIPPLPEPPAPVVDASTDESAD, encoded by the coding sequence ATGTCGATCCCCGCCTCCGAGCCTGCCGCATCGTCCCCTGTCCCGTCCCCCGCCGAGCGGGTCTCCACCCCGGTGGACGGCGTCGACGTGCTGGGCGCGCTGTCGCCGAGCCGGGCGGGCGACTTCATGGCTTGCCCCTTGATGTACCGCTACCGCACGATCGACCGGCTCCCCGAGGCGCCTTCACCCGACGCGGCCCGCGGCACCCTCGTGCACAAGGTGCTCGAGGACCTCTTCGACCTGCCCGCGCCGGAGCGTACGCCCGAGCGCGCGGCCGACATGCTGGCGCCGGCGTGGGACGCGATCCTCGCGGTCGAGCCCGCTCTCGCGGAGATGTTCGGCAGCGCCGGCCCCGACCTCGCGGCGTGGATGGCGTCGTGCCGCACCGTGCTGGCGCGCTACTTCGACCTCGAAGACCCCCGTCGCCTCGAGCCAGCCGAGCGCGAGCTCTACGTCGAGGCACTCCTGGAGTCCAGGCTGCTCCTGCGCGGGTTCGTCGACCGGATCGACGTGGCCTCCGACGGACGCATCCGCATCAGCGACTACAAGAGCGGTCGCAGCCCGGCCGAGGGCTTCGAGGCCAAGGCCCTGTTCCAGATGAAGTTCTACGCCCTGGTCGTGTGGCGCCTGCGCGGGATCGTGCCGTCGGTCCTCCAGCTGATCTACCTCGGCAACGGCGAGATCGTCCGCTACGAGCCCGACGAGCAGGACCTCCTCGCGACGGAGCGCAAGGTCGAGGCACTCTGGCGTGCGATCACGCTCGCCCAGGAGACGGGCGACTGGCGGCCGAGCCCGTCACGCCTGTGCGACTGGTGCTCCTTCCACGAGTACTGCCCCACCAAGGGCGGCACCATCCCGCCCCTGCCCGAGCCCCCGGCGCCCGTCGTCGACGCCTCCACCGACGAGTCGGCGGACTGA